The genomic region CTGATACACTCATCGTATTTTTGCCGTAGCTAATAAGTTGGTAACGAAACTTTGTTTTACCTTTGTGTTTTGCTATCCGAAAACGACAAGCCAAATCAGGAGTTACTCCACTGTTATTATTTGATCGTTTTCAGTTGGCTATTTCTTGCTTTTTTCTCAGACTATTGTTCTAAATGAATTATTCGCACTGGTTACTCTATCATTCATACTACCGTTGGATCGTTTTAATCGCCATGCTTATCCAAATTGTTTGGATATATATTAATCACCGCAACAAAACAACCTTCGAAATAAAACACTACCAATGGCTTGTACTATTTTGCATGCTCTATAACATTCAATTGGTACTCGGTTGGATGCTCTATCTGACTAGCCCCATTAGCAATGCCTTTTGGGATGACTTGCCAGCGACCCTTAAAAATCGACAACTCCGCTTCTTCGGTCTCGAACATATGAGCATGATGACCCTAGGAATTGTCCTGATGAATACACTGACCTTTCTTGTAAAGAAGAAAGTCGGAACGCCGGCTTTCACGTACCTCTGGAAGCGCTATATCTTTATTTATATCATCATTCTTGCCTCCGTTCCCTGGTCATTTTCACCTTTAACGAGCCGCCCTAACTTCCGCTAGGAAACTAGTTCCTGTCTTAGCAATTTCTTAGCTTATTCAAACCCATATCAAAGCCCTTTCCAATCGGCTTTGATTGGGTTATACATTGGGTTTGAATTGGGTTTAAAAGGGGATTGAGTAGTAGTTGGTATTTAGTAGTTAGTATTTAGACCTATGGCTGGCTAAGATGTGAGATCATAGATTTTAGACGCTGGTGTCTTGAACCAAGAAAAAAAGGGAAAGTTTGTTTTGAACCAGGAAAAAAAGGATGTAAGGATGAGGAGGATCGGGTATGGTGTCGCGTTAGTTGAAAATGTCGTCTTGAACCAGGAAAAAAAGGATAAAAGGATTTACAGGATCCTGCTTATCCTTTTATCCTTCCTTTCTTGGTTCAAAGACAAAACATCCTGCTTATCCTTTTATCCTTTTTTTCATGGTTCAAAACAACACTCTAATATCTCACCTCTAAAATCTAATATCTAATAAAAAAAGAAGCTGCCCTTTCTAGAACAGCTTGCTTTCAAGTTATCTTCACCTCATTTAACGAGGAAAAGATAGAGGAAGTGTATCGATTCCGATACTGTGAAGATTCTTTGTGGTTATTTATCGTTAAAACGTGATTTTAACATTAAAATTATCTCCATCCGCCGCCTAGTGCGCGATAAAGATCAACATAGGATTCCAGGTGTTCCTGTCGAAGTTCTACGAGGGCTAGATCGGAGTTCAGGGCATTTCCCTGTGCCGTGATAACCTCTAAGTAGGTCGCATAACCACTGCGGAACAGGAGGTTGGCATTTCTAACGGCTTTCGCGGAGTTCTCAACGCGAAGGCGTGCAAATTCCAACTGCTCGCGTAGTTTGTCAACGGTAATTACCGCACCGGAAACTTCAGATACCGCTTCAACAACGGTTTGCTGTAAGGCAAGCTCTGATTTCTCGCGTTCAATTTTTGCGACTTCCCAGTTAGTCTTCAGAGTTTTATTTTTAAAGATCGGTGTTGTTAATTCGCCGGTAATCCCTCCTAACAATGCGCCCGGAATGGAAAACCAATTTTTCGGTAACATCGCATTCACCCCTAAGTTACCGCCTAAGGTTAATGATGGATAGCGCATCGCTTGCTGAATGTTGGCTGCGGCATTTGCTGCAATCAAATCATATTCTGCCGTTCTGATGTCCGGTCGATTACGAATAATCTCCAAAGGCGATCCGAGAGAAATATCTTTGTTCTCTGCAAACAGGTGTTCAAAGCTTGTTCCGCGTTTGATGGAATCGGGCATTTGCCCCGTCAATACACGTAGCGCATTTTCTTGGAGTATGATCTCGCGTTCCAATTCAGGCACCAAAGAGGCTGCGATTAAGCGCTGCGACTCGGTCTGCTGTATCGCAAGCGAGGTGATTTCACCTGCTTCATATTGTAGCTTGATCATCTGCAGGGTACTGTCGTTCAACTGCACGTTACGTTTGGCAACTTCAATCTTTGCGTCAAGCATCAGCAGATTGAAATAGCCTTTGGCCACATCGCTTACAATCTGTGTTTGGATTGCATTTTTCGCTTCGCGCGTATTCAGGTATTGCGCTAGCAACTGATCTTTGGAATTCGCAATCTTTCCCCAGATATCGATTTCCCAATTGAAACCGATCTCGGTTCCGAACTGCGATAAGTAGGTAAACATATTCTCCGAAGCCTTCGTTCCATGTCGCTCATACCATTTTGTTGATGGACCTGATCCGAACTCTTTCGAGCGCCATTGTTTGTTCGCGCTTGCAATCGTCATATCCACCTGTGGTAAATAATCCAGTTTGTTTCGGCGCAGATCCTTGTTGGCAATTTCGATATTCAATAGCGCAGTTTTCATATCGAAGTTATTGCTCAAGGCAGAGTCGATCAGGTCCTTCAAAGTGGGATCATGGAAGAACTGCTTCCAGGTTGTTTTGCTGATGCTGGTTGTATCGCCAAAATAGGCTAATGTATCTCCGCGATAATTCTCGGGCAAATTGAGCTCAGGCTGGCTATACTTCTGTCCTACTTTACAGCTTTGTATAAAGACTACAGCAGCAAATAAGCAAGCTAAGCTTAGTTTTGTTATTGATATCTTCTTCATTATTCTTCCTCTGTTTTTATTTTACTACGTACTAGCTCGTCCAGCGATTTGAACACAACAAATAGCATCGGTATAATAAAAATACCGAACGTTACTCCGAATAGCATCCCTCCTGCAGCACTGAAACTGATGGAATGGTTACCAATGGCTGATGGTCCTACCGTCCACATTAATGGAACCAAACCTGCCACAAAGGCTAGTGAGGTCATTAAGATGGGGCGTAGACGCAATTTTGCACCGTTGATAGCCGCATCGACAATGCTTAATCCTTTCTGCCGCTCTTGAACGGCAAACTCCACAATAAGGATGGCATTCTTCGCCAAGAGACCAATCAACATGATCAAACCAACTTGTACATAAATATTATTTTGTAATCCTACGATCGCAATCGTTCCATATACGCCAATTAATCCAACCGGTACGGAAAGTAATACCGCCCATGGTAATATATAGCTCTCATACTGCGCTGCCAATAGGAAATAAACGAATAGAATACTCAAGGCAAAGATGAGAACGGTCTGGGAGCCGGATTGGCTCTCCTCAAAACTCATCCCTGTCCACTCGTAACCGTAGTTTCCAGGTAGCTTTTCTTCCGCATACTTTTCAATGGCTACCATCGCATCCCCGGTACTGTAGCCTTCAGCAGGTTCTGCATTTACGGTGATGGCATTATACAAGTTGTATCGTGTGATAGTCTCCGGCCCTACGATCTTCTCCAGCGTCAGGATCGTGTTGATGGGCACCATCTTGCCCTGATCGTTACGTACGAAAATTGAATTGAAGGACTCGGGATCTTTACGGAAATCAAAGTCTGACTGTACATAGACGCGATATTGCCTACCGAAGCGACTGAAGTCGGATGCTTGCACCCTCGCGAAATACGAACGAATGGTAGACATCAGGCTGTTGATACTAACACCCAATGCTTTAGCTTTGACCACGTCGATATTTACTTCATATTGCGGGAAGTTTGATTTGAACGAGGTATAAGCATTCCCTACTTCAGGTAGCTGATTCAGCTCGCTGATAAAGGTGTCGGCAACAA from Sphingobacterium sp. BN32 harbors:
- a CDS encoding efflux transporter outer membrane subunit; this encodes MKKISITKLSLACLFAAVVFIQSCKVGQKYSQPELNLPENYRGDTLAYFGDTTSISKTTWKQFFHDPTLKDLIDSALSNNFDMKTALLNIEIANKDLRRNKLDYLPQVDMTIASANKQWRSKEFGSGPSTKWYERHGTKASENMFTYLSQFGTEIGFNWEIDIWGKIANSKDQLLAQYLNTREAKNAIQTQIVSDVAKGYFNLLMLDAKIEVAKRNVQLNDSTLQMIKLQYEAGEITSLAIQQTESQRLIAASLVPELEREIILQENALRVLTGQMPDSIKRGTSFEHLFAENKDISLGSPLEIIRNRPDIRTAEYDLIAANAAANIQQAMRYPSLTLGGNLGVNAMLPKNWFSIPGALLGGITGELTTPIFKNKTLKTNWEVAKIEREKSELALQQTVVEAVSEVSGAVITVDKLREQLEFARLRVENSAKAVRNANLLFRSGYATYLEVITAQGNALNSDLALVELRQEHLESYVDLYRALGGGWR